In the Streptomyces fradiae ATCC 10745 = DSM 40063 genome, GCGCGCCGGTCCTGTTCCAGCTGCACGCGCTGAGCGCGCTGCTGCTCTTCACCGCCTGGCCCTTCACCCGCCTGGTCCACATGCTCACCGCGCCGCTGGGCTACCTGACCCGCCCCTACATCGTCTACCGCAGCCGCGACACGGCCCTCGGCACGCGCGCCCCGCGCCGCGGCTGGGAACGCACCGGATAGCCGCCGGCCGCCCCTGCCCCCTTCTCCGGTGTACGTGATCCCTTCTGTGGCCGCCGCCCCCTTCCGCGGTCGGCCCCGTGCCCGGTACGCGATGCCCGGTGTCCGGATTCCGGCGGGCGGTCTTGCCCGGGCCGGGACGCGGGCCCTACCGTGCCCGCGACCGTGCTCGCACAGACATCCGAATACAGAGGGGGCTCCCTTGGCGACCAGGCGGCACCACCGGATCGTGATCATCGGGGCGGGGTCCGCGGGCGTCTCCGTGGCGGCCCGGCTGCGCCGCGCGGGCGAGCGGGACGTCGCGGTCCTCGACCCCAGCCTCCGCCACCACTACCAGCCGCTGTGGACGCTGGTCGGCGGCGGCCGGGCGCCGCTGGAGGAGAGCGTCCGCCCGCAGGACTCCGTCATGCCGCGCGGCGTCCGCTGGATCCGCCGCGCGGCGCGGGCCGTCGACCCCGGGGCGCGGGAGGTGGCGCTGGACGACGGCGGGACCGTCTCGTACGACCAGCTCGTCGTCTGCCCCGGCATCCAGCTCGACTGGGACAGGGTGCCGGGCCTCGAAGCCGGGCTCGGCGAGGACGGCCTGTCCAGCAACTACCTGGCCCGTACCGCCCCCGCGACCTGGCGCTTCATCCGCCGGACCCGCTCGGGGACCGCCGTGTTCGGCATGCCGTCGGGCGCCATCAAGTGCGGCGGGGCCCCGCAGAAGATCGCCTACCTCGCCGCCGACTACTGGCGCGAGCAGGGCCTCCTCGGCCGGATCGACGTCCACCTCGTCCTGCCGGGCGCCGCCGTCTTCGGGGTACCGGAGTTCGCGCGGGTGCTCGAAGGGGTCATCCGCCGGTACGGCATCCACGTCCACTACGGCAGCGAGGTCACCGAGGTGCGCCCGGAGGCCCGCGAGGTGACCGTCACCGACCTCGGCACCGGGAGCACGTCGACCCTGCCGTACGACATGGCCCACCTCGTGCCGCCGCAGAGCGCCCCCGACTGGATCAAGCGCGGCCCGCTCGCCGCCTCCGGCGACCCGGCCGGCTACGTCGAGGTGGACCGGCACACGCTGCGGCACGTCCGGTACCCCGACGTCTGGGCCCTCGGCGACGCCGCGTCGAGCCCGAACGCCAAGACGGGTGCCGCCGTGCGCAAGCAGGCGCCGGTCGTGGTCGAGAACCTGCTGGCCGCGCTGGACGGCCGGGAGCCGACCGCCTCGTACGGCGGCTACTCCTCGTGCCCGCTGACCACGGCCCGCACCAAGATGCTGCTCGCCGAGTTCGACTACAGCGGGCGGCCCGCCCCGTCCATCCCCGTGATCGACACCGTCCGCGAGCGCACCGACATGTGGTACCTGAAGCGGCGCGGGCTCCCCTTCCTCTACTGGAACCTCATGCTCCGCGGCCTGGCCTGACCCCCCTTCGGAGGCCGGGCCGGGCCGGGCGGTCCCGGCACCGCGGCTACCTCGCCGGGCCCCTCCGGTCCCGGCGGAGCCCGGAGGCGAGGAAGGCCAGGGTGGCCAGGCAGACCGCGAGCAGCAGCCACATGGCCGCCCGGCCGCCGTCGGTGAACGCGCCACCGAAGAGGTCGGCGGCCCGGTCCGCGGAGAGCCCGGCGCGGTCCGTCAGGAGGGCGGGCCCCTCCTGCGGGTTCTCCACCACGTCGGCCGTCCAGGCGCCGGGCCTCACGCCCTGCCCGGTCAGGCGGTCCTCCAGCGAGGCCCGCGCCGCGAGCCGGTGGACCTCCATGCCGACGGCCAGACCCAGCGCGCCCCCGAGGTTGTGGCAGGTCCACGAGGCGCCGACCGCCGTACCGGCCAGATGGCCGGGCGCGGCGGACAGCGCGGCGACGGTGGCCGGCCCCAGGATCAGGGCCCAGCCCACCCCCATCGCCACGAGCGCCGACACGACCGCGGGCAGGGCGCTGCCGGGCGTCAACCGGGTCTGGGCCAGCGCGGACAGGGCGAGGGCCAGGAAGCCGAGGCACAGCATCCGGCGCGGCCCGTGGCGGTCGACGAGACGGCCCACGAAGGGGGAGAGCACCGCCACGGCGGCGGTGCAGGGAAGCAGCAGCAGGCCGGTGGTGTGCCCGTCGAAGCCGCGGACGGTGTGCAGGTACAGCGGTGTCAGGAAGAGGACGACGCAGTAGAAGAAGGCCAGCGCGAAGTCGGCCGAGACGGCGGCCAGGAAGGCCCGCTCCCGGAACAGCCCGAACCGGATCAGCGGGTCGCGGGCACGGGCCTCCACCGCGCGCAGCCCGCCGAGGGCGGCGCCACCGCACAGGAGGAGGGCGAGGGTGCCCGGCGACGACCATCCCCACAGGTGCCCCAGGGACAGCGCCAGGACGAGGCAGGGCACGGACAGGCAGAGCAGCGCCAGACCGGGCCAGTCCATCCCGCCGGCCATCCGCTCCCCGTAGGACTCCGGCACGGTGGGGACGCACACCGCGAGCGCCGCCGCGACGAGCGGCACGTTCAGCCAGAAGACCCAGGGCCACCCCGCCGACCCGACGAGGAGGCCGCCCAGGACCGGGCCCAGGGCCAGGCCGAGCCCGTTGACCCCGTAGAGGCAGCCGATCGCCCTGCCCCGCCGCTCCGGCGGGAAGATCGCCGCGACGAGGGCACCGGTCGCGGTGTACAGCACCGCGCAGGCGGCTCCCTGGAGGAAGCGGGCGGCGATCAGCCATCCCGGTGTGGGTGCGCACCCGGCGCCCAGGGAGGCCGCGGCGAAGACGACGGCCCCGGCGTACAGGACCTTCCGGCGGCCGTGCCCGTCGGCGAGCCGGCCCGCCGCCACCATGCCGGTGGACAGCGCGACGACGAAGGCGTTCACGATCAACTGCAGTTCGGTGACCGTCGCCCCGAGGTCCTGCTGCACGACCGGCGCGACCGTGCTCACGATGGTCAGGTCGACGCAGCCGAGAAAGCTCAGCGTGCCCAGACCCGCGAAAGCCCACCAGGTGCGTACCGCCGAGGAGCCGTTGCCGGTCATGCCGCCCCTTTTCTCGTCCGTCCGACTTTCCGGGAAGTCAACCGCCGCCGCCGGAGGCGTGTCGACGGGTATACCGAAAAGGCATGACGTCGCCCGTGAAAGGCATGAGGGCAATTCCAGCCGAATGTCATGCCGTCCTCCCGGGAAAGGCGCGGCAAGGGTTCCCGCCGGCGGGCGGGGGCTGCTACGGTTCCGGTGCCGGAGC is a window encoding:
- a CDS encoding NAD(P)/FAD-dependent oxidoreductase; translated protein: MATRRHHRIVIIGAGSAGVSVAARLRRAGERDVAVLDPSLRHHYQPLWTLVGGGRAPLEESVRPQDSVMPRGVRWIRRAARAVDPGAREVALDDGGTVSYDQLVVCPGIQLDWDRVPGLEAGLGEDGLSSNYLARTAPATWRFIRRTRSGTAVFGMPSGAIKCGGAPQKIAYLAADYWREQGLLGRIDVHLVLPGAAVFGVPEFARVLEGVIRRYGIHVHYGSEVTEVRPEAREVTVTDLGTGSTSTLPYDMAHLVPPQSAPDWIKRGPLAASGDPAGYVEVDRHTLRHVRYPDVWALGDAASSPNAKTGAAVRKQAPVVVENLLAALDGREPTASYGGYSSCPLTTARTKMLLAEFDYSGRPAPSIPVIDTVRERTDMWYLKRRGLPFLYWNLMLRGLA
- a CDS encoding MFS transporter, with amino-acid sequence MTGNGSSAVRTWWAFAGLGTLSFLGCVDLTIVSTVAPVVQQDLGATVTELQLIVNAFVVALSTGMVAAGRLADGHGRRKVLYAGAVVFAAASLGAGCAPTPGWLIAARFLQGAACAVLYTATGALVAAIFPPERRGRAIGCLYGVNGLGLALGPVLGGLLVGSAGWPWVFWLNVPLVAAALAVCVPTVPESYGERMAGGMDWPGLALLCLSVPCLVLALSLGHLWGWSSPGTLALLLCGGAALGGLRAVEARARDPLIRFGLFRERAFLAAVSADFALAFFYCVVLFLTPLYLHTVRGFDGHTTGLLLLPCTAAVAVLSPFVGRLVDRHGPRRMLCLGFLALALSALAQTRLTPGSALPAVVSALVAMGVGWALILGPATVAALSAAPGHLAGTAVGASWTCHNLGGALGLAVGMEVHRLAARASLEDRLTGQGVRPGAWTADVVENPQEGPALLTDRAGLSADRAADLFGGAFTDGGRAAMWLLLAVCLATLAFLASGLRRDRRGPAR